The sequence GAAAATTAAACCTTACCTATTAAATGACGGCAAAAATCCACCCGCACGTGAGCATTTGCAGTCGCCAGAACAGCGCGAGAAGCTGGATGGTCTGTACGAGTGCATCATGTGTGCTTGCTGCTCAACCTCTTGCCCGTCATTCTGGTGGAATCCAGATAAGTTTGTCGGTCCAGCAGGGTTACTGGCTGCCTACCGCTTCCTGATAGATAGCCGTGACACTGAAACAACAGCACGTTTGGATGATCTGGACGACGCTTTTAGTGTTTTCCGCTGCCATAGCATCATGAATTGTGTCAGTGTTTGTCCTAAGGGCCTTAACCCGACCCAAGCGATTGGTCACATCAAATCTATGTTATTGCAGCGTAGTGCATGATAGTTGCAGCGTAGTGCATGATAGTCAAAGCGTTGCGAATAGAATGATAGTTGCAACGCAGTGCATGATGTGAGTTTATTAACCTGGGGAATGGTTCCCCAGGTCGCTTTAAGGTAGGGAATCTCTAAAAGCGGGCGCGCTGTCCATTTTTAGAGGTTCCTTGAACGGGACCGTTAAGGTCCATAACAGAACGTGCATTGAGCATGTCGAGTGAACCGTTTTTACGGCAAACCGTTGATATTACGGTGTATATGTTAACCACGGCGAAAACTGAAGCTTCAAAGCTTAAGGGATCATGATGCAGAACGGCGCAATGAAGGCCTGGCTGGATTCCTCCTATCTGGCGGGCGCGAACCAGTCCTACATAGAGCAGCTCTATGAAGACTTTTTAACTGATCCTGGTTCCGTTGATGATAGTTGGCGTTCAATTTTTCAACAACTACCAATGACGGGTGTAAAACCTGATCAGTTCCACTCTCAAACGCGTGAGTATTTCCGTCGCTTGGCGAAGGACCCCTCGCGTTATAACTCATCCATCAGCGATCCTGAAAATGATGCCAAGCAAGTCAAGGTGTTGCAGTTAATCAACGCCTTCCGCTTCCGTGGCCATCAACATGCCAATCTTGACCCACTCGGTTTGTGGAAGCAGGAGTCTGTTCCAGACCTCGAGCCTTCCTACCACAACCTGACTGAGGCCGATTTCCAGAACACCTTCAATGTAGGCTCTTTTGCTATTGGCAAAGAGACCATGAAGCTGTCTGATCTGTATGCAGCCCTGAAGCAGACCTACTGCGGCTCTATTGGCGCTGAATACATGCACATCACTAACACTGAAGAGAAACGCTGGATTCAACAGCGGATTGAGTCGGTGGTTGGGAAACCGACATTCAGCGAAGAAGAGAAGCGCCGCTTCCTGAGCGAACTGACTGCCGCTGAAGGTCTGGAACGTTATCTCGGGGCCAAATTCCCCGGCGCTAAGCGCTTCTCGTTGGAGGGCGGCGATTCGCTGGTCACCATGCTCAAAGAGATGATTCGCCATGCCGGTAAGAATGGCACACGTGAAGTGGTGCTGGGGATGGCTCACCGTGGCCGCCTGAACGTATTGATTAACGTGTTGGGTAAGAAACCGGAAGATCTGTTTGATGAGTTTGCCGGTAAGCATAAAGAGCATCTGGGCACCGGTGACGTTAAATACCATCAGGGCTTCTCATCTGATGTGGAGACCGAAGGCGGCCTAGTTCACTTGGCGCTGGCCTTTAACCCATCCCATCTGGAGATTGTTAGCCCGGTGGTGATCGGATCTGTGCGCGCACGTCGTGACCGTTTGGATGAGGCCCGTAGCAACATGGTCTTGCCAATCACCATTCATGGTGATGCGGCGATTACCGGTCAGGGTGTCGTGCAAGAGACCTTGAACATGTCACAAGCTCGCGGCTATGAAGTCGGCGGAACTGTGCGCATTGTTATCAACAACCAGATTGGGTTTACCACCTCGAATCCGCTGGATGCACGTTCTACTCAGTACTGTACTGATATTGCCAAAATGGTACAGGCACCGATTTTCCACGTGAATGCTGATGATCCTGAAGCTGTGGCGTTTGTGACTCGTCTGGCGTTGGATTTCCGTAACACCTTTAAACGTGACGTGATGATTGATCTGGTGTGTTACCGCCGCCATGGGCATAACGAAGCTGATGAGCCAAGTGCAACACAGCCCGTGATGTATCAGAAGATCAAAAAACACCCGACACCACGCAAAATCTATGCTGACAAGCTGACCGAGCAACAGATCGCGACCTTGGAAGATGCCACGGAGATGGTCAATCTGTACCGTGATGCATTGGATGGCGGCGAATGTGTGGTGGAAGAGTGGCGTCCGATGAATCTGCAATCCTTCACATGGTCGCCGTATCTGAACCATGAATGGGATGAAGAATATCCAAGCAAAGTTGAAATGAAACGCCTGCAAGATTTGGCGCGTCGAATCAGCCATGCGCCAGACGCCATTGAAATGCAATCCCGTGTCGCTAAGATTTATAGCGATCGCGCCTTGATGGCAAGCGGCGAGAAGCCATTCGACTGGGGTGGGGCTGAAACACTGGCCTACGCCACACTGGTCGATGAAGGTATTCCGATTCGCCTGTCGGGCGAAGATGCGGGGCGCGGAACCTTCTT comes from Yersinia mollaretii ATCC 43969 and encodes:
- a CDS encoding succinate dehydrogenase iron-sulfur subunit; its protein translation is MKLEFSIYRYNPDVDDAPHMQEYTLEAEEGRDMMLLDALIQLKEKDPTLSFRRSCREGVCGSDGLNMNGKNGLACITPISALQKGNKKIVIRPLPGLPVVRDLVVDMGQFYTQYEKIKPYLLNDGKNPPAREHLQSPEQREKLDGLYECIMCACCSTSCPSFWWNPDKFVGPAGLLAAYRFLIDSRDTETTARLDDLDDAFSVFRCHSIMNCVSVCPKGLNPTQAIGHIKSMLLQRSA
- the sucA gene encoding 2-oxoglutarate dehydrogenase E1 component encodes the protein MQNGAMKAWLDSSYLAGANQSYIEQLYEDFLTDPGSVDDSWRSIFQQLPMTGVKPDQFHSQTREYFRRLAKDPSRYNSSISDPENDAKQVKVLQLINAFRFRGHQHANLDPLGLWKQESVPDLEPSYHNLTEADFQNTFNVGSFAIGKETMKLSDLYAALKQTYCGSIGAEYMHITNTEEKRWIQQRIESVVGKPTFSEEEKRRFLSELTAAEGLERYLGAKFPGAKRFSLEGGDSLVTMLKEMIRHAGKNGTREVVLGMAHRGRLNVLINVLGKKPEDLFDEFAGKHKEHLGTGDVKYHQGFSSDVETEGGLVHLALAFNPSHLEIVSPVVIGSVRARRDRLDEARSNMVLPITIHGDAAITGQGVVQETLNMSQARGYEVGGTVRIVINNQIGFTTSNPLDARSTQYCTDIAKMVQAPIFHVNADDPEAVAFVTRLALDFRNTFKRDVMIDLVCYRRHGHNEADEPSATQPVMYQKIKKHPTPRKIYADKLTEQQIATLEDATEMVNLYRDALDGGECVVEEWRPMNLQSFTWSPYLNHEWDEEYPSKVEMKRLQDLARRISHAPDAIEMQSRVAKIYSDRALMASGEKPFDWGGAETLAYATLVDEGIPIRLSGEDAGRGTFFHRHAVIHNQKNGSVYVPLSNVHSGQGDFQVWDSVLSEEAVLAFEYGYATAEPRTLTIWEAQFGDFANGAQVVIDQFISSGEQKWGRMCGLVMLLPHGYEGQGPEHSSARLERYLQLCAEQNMQVCIPSTPAQVYHMIRRQALRGMRRPLVVMSPKSLLRHPLAISSLDELANGSFLPAIGEVDEMDPKGVKRVVMCSGKVYYDLLEQRRKNGQTDVAIVRIEQLYPFPHHAVQAVLEQFAHVHDFVWCQEEPLNQGAWYCSQHNFREVIPFGASLRYAGRPASASPAVGYISVHQKQQQALVNDALTVE